In Ailuropoda melanoleuca isolate Jingjing chromosome 4, ASM200744v2, whole genome shotgun sequence, the following proteins share a genomic window:
- the CDC42EP3 gene encoding cdc42 effector protein 3 encodes MPAKTPIYLKAANNKKGKKFKLRDILSPDMISPPLGDFRHTIHIGKEGQHDVFGDISFLQGNYELLPGNPEKARLGPFPGHSEFLRANSTSDSMFTETPSPVLKNAISLPTIGGSQALMLPLLSPVTFNSKPESFGPAKLPRLGCEPVVEEKAPEKSSLLENGTGHQGDVSWGSSGSASQSSQGRDSHSSSLSEQYPDWPAEDLFDHPAPCQLVKEKTKSEESLSDLTGSLLSLQLDLGPSFLDEVLNVMDKNK; translated from the coding sequence ATGCCAGCCAAGACCCCAATTTACCTAAAAGCTGCCAATAACAAGAAAGGCAAGAAATTCAAACTGAGGGACATTTTGTCCCCCGATATGATTAGCCCCCCCCTCGGAGACTTCCGCCACACCATTCACATCGGCAAAGAGGGCCAGCACGACGTGTTCGGCGACATCTCCTTCCTGCAGGGGAACTACGAGCTGCTGCCCGGGAACCCGGAGAAGGCGCGCCTGGGCCCGTTCCCGGGGCACAGCGAGTTCTTGCGGGCCAACAGCACCTCCGACTCCATGTTCACCGAAACGCCCTCCCCGGTGCTCAAAAACGCCATCTCCCTCCCGACCATCGGAGGGTCCCAGGCGCTCATGCTGCCCTTGCTGTCGCCCGTGACATTTAATTCCAAACCGGAGTCCTTTGGGCCGGCCAAGCTGCCCCGGCTCGGCTGTGAGCCCGTCGTGGAGGAAAAGGCCCCGGAGAAGAGCAGCCTGTTGGAGAACGGGACGGGCCACCAGGGGGACGTCTCGTGGGGCTCCAGCGGCTCCGCGTCACAGTCCAGCCAGGGCAGGGACAGCCACTCCTCCAGCCTCTCCGAACAGTACCCCGACTGGCCGGCCGAGGACCTGTTTGACCACCCTGCCCCGTGCCAGCTCGTCAAGGAGAAGACGAAGTCGGAGGAGTCCCTCTCTGACCTCACGGGGTCCCTCCTGTCGCTGCAGCTCGACCTGGGGCCCTCCTTTTTGGATGAGGTGCTGAATGTCATGGATAAAAATAAGTAA